The proteins below come from a single Streptobacillus ratti genomic window:
- a CDS encoding hemolysin family protein has product MNTGSSILPQILLIIVLILINAFFSGSEMAIVSINKNKLKILIDEGNEKAIKLEKLMEEPANLLSTIQIGITLAGFLASASAAISLSEFLASFLNKLSFPYYQQVSVVLVTLILSYLSLVFGELIPKRLALLNPEKIALTNINIILFVYRLFIPFIKILSFSTNIFLRIFKINENDNLEIVSKQEIKMIVNDSDIKDSEREMIERIIDFEDKVAREIMIPRTSMFAIDIDSNIQEIFSYDDLIRFSRIPVYKEDLDNIVGILHTKNLLKKSYEIGFENIKINEILQEAYFVPETKKIQSLFVEMKTLKKHIAILIDEYGGVSGIVTLEDLLEEIVGNINDEYDLENEDIQKISENKYMINSSISLNDFNDYFNFNIESNHYDSLNGILIEKLGFIPMDNKIDDIVFEQFKIKILKVNNKRIEKVILEII; this is encoded by the coding sequence ATGAATACAGGATCGTCCATATTGCCCCAGATATTATTGATAATAGTGTTGATATTAATTAATGCTTTTTTTTCTGGAAGTGAGATGGCAATAGTTTCTATTAATAAAAATAAATTAAAGATATTAATTGATGAGGGAAATGAAAAAGCTATAAAACTTGAAAAACTTATGGAAGAACCAGCCAATTTATTATCTACTATACAAATAGGAATAACTTTGGCAGGATTTTTAGCATCTGCTTCAGCAGCAATTTCATTATCGGAATTTTTAGCTTCATTTTTAAATAAGTTATCATTTCCGTATTATCAACAAGTATCTGTTGTACTTGTAACATTGATATTATCATATTTATCTTTAGTATTTGGTGAATTGATACCTAAAAGGTTGGCACTTTTAAATCCAGAAAAAATTGCTCTTACAAATATAAATATAATATTATTTGTATATAGATTGTTTATACCTTTTATTAAAATATTATCTTTTTCAACTAACATATTTCTAAGAATATTTAAAATTAATGAAAATGATAATTTAGAAATTGTAAGTAAACAAGAAATAAAAATGATTGTAAATGATAGTGATATTAAAGATAGTGAAAGAGAAATGATAGAAAGAATAATAGATTTTGAAGATAAGGTAGCTAGAGAAATTATGATACCTAGAACTTCGATGTTTGCAATTGATATTGATTCTAATATTCAAGAAATATTTTCATATGATGATTTAATTAGATTTTCAAGAATACCAGTATATAAAGAGGATTTAGATAATATAGTTGGTATATTGCATACTAAGAATTTATTAAAAAAATCATATGAAATTGGTTTTGAAAACATCAAGATTAATGAAATTCTTCAAGAGGCATATTTTGTACCTGAAACTAAAAAAATACAATCATTATTTGTAGAAATGAAGACTTTAAAGAAACATATCGCAATATTAATTGATGAATATGGTGGTGTATCAGGTATAGTTACACTTGAGGATTTACTTGAAGAAATAGTTGGTAATATTAATGATGAATATGATTTAGAAAATGAAGATATTCAGAAGATATCTGAAAATAAATATATGATTAATTCATCTATAAGTTTAAACGATTTTAATGACTATTTTAATTTTAATATAGAATCTAATCATTATGATTCATTAAATGGTATACTTATTGAAAAATTAGGATTTATACCTATGGATAATAAGATAGATGATATAGTTTTTGAGCAATTTAAAATAAAGATACTTAAAGTAAATAATAAAAGGATAGAGAAAGTAATTTTAGAAATAATATAA
- a CDS encoding preprotein translocase subunit SecG, translating into MKTLLVVLLVILAIILIGVILIQPDRSRGIAKTANVLDQEKEGIEKFTEYVAFLFLFVAILHNIIR; encoded by the coding sequence ATGAAAACATTATTAGTAGTATTATTAGTAATATTAGCGATTATTCTAATAGGAGTTATTTTAATTCAACCAGATAGAAGTCGTGGTATTGCTAAAACTGCAAATGTATTAGATCAAGAAAAAGAGGGTATAGAGAAGTTTACAGAATATGTTGCTTTTTTATTCTTATTTGTTGCAATTTTACATAATATTATTAGATAA
- a CDS encoding Cof-type HAD-IIB family hydrolase has protein sequence MIKLIATDMDGTLLNSKHEIAEKNVDKIIKIQEMGHKFVLASGRPTFAMIDFAKELKMDKFGGYIVSFNGGEIIDCKTWKTIYSLGIEKNDILEMYNYAQENNLTFLMYDDKSIYVNEINEYAIVEGEITKGEIKLIEDIEKMNFENSIKCSLLSEPENLIKHEKILKESKFAEKLFFARSLPIFLEIVNKNIDKGKTLHKLLEILNFDKSNTIVVGDSYNDIPLLSAGAFKVAPSNAKPEVKEMADYVGVSNDEGILADLIEKFILIK, from the coding sequence ATGATAAAATTAATTGCTACCGATATGGACGGCACACTATTAAATAGCAAGCATGAAATTGCAGAAAAAAATGTAGATAAGATTATAAAGATACAAGAAATGGGTCATAAATTTGTTTTAGCAAGTGGTAGACCAACTTTTGCTATGATTGATTTTGCTAAAGAACTTAAAATGGATAAATTTGGTGGATATATAGTATCATTTAATGGTGGAGAAATAATAGATTGTAAAACTTGGAAGACAATATATAGTTTAGGTATAGAAAAAAATGATATTTTAGAAATGTATAATTATGCACAAGAAAATAATTTAACTTTTTTAATGTATGATGATAAAAGTATATATGTAAATGAAATTAATGAATATGCAATAGTTGAAGGTGAAATTACAAAAGGAGAAATAAAATTAATAGAAGATATAGAAAAAATGAATTTTGAAAATTCTATTAAATGTTCATTACTTTCTGAACCAGAAAATTTGATTAAACATGAAAAAATATTAAAAGAAAGTAAATTTGCTGAAAAACTATTTTTTGCTAGATCTCTACCTATATTTTTAGAGATAGTAAATAAAAATATAGATAAAGGTAAAACTTTACATAAATTATTAGAAATATTAAATTTTGATAAAAGTAATACAATAGTTGTAGGAGATAGCTACAATGATATACCTTTACTTTCTGCTGGTGCTTTTAAAGTTGCACCTAGTAATGCTAAGCCTGAGGTAAAAGAAATGGCTGATTATGTAGGGGTAAGTAATGATGAGGGAATACTTGCAGATTTAATTGAAAAATTTATATTAATTAAGTAA
- a CDS encoding ABC transporter permease, protein MNQIYRITVIGIKKIAIYREFLFFSILKNIIYIFIQYMLWSNILAYQNKQVELPVLMTYFLLNQFLSVLHTNISMTISDDIREGTIIHRLCKPVPLEKQYFFESLGSSVAKVATISIMNIAFIIVLTDNFSLFILIQTFFLIITGYVLNFVMELFFGSLAFFTQSIWGIDSLKQALMTVFSGSIFPLFLYPNWLKQIVSFLPFSLTIGKISEFYIFKIDFSKILLVQFIYIILIFILYKMVMKICIKRLTVNGG, encoded by the coding sequence ATGAATCAGATATACAGAATTACTGTTATTGGAATTAAGAAAATAGCGATTTATAGAGAATTTCTTTTCTTTTCAATATTAAAAAATATTATTTATATCTTTATTCAATATATGTTATGGTCTAACATACTTGCTTACCAAAATAAGCAAGTAGAATTACCTGTTTTAATGACATACTTTTTACTTAATCAATTTTTGAGTGTTCTACATACTAATATTTCAATGACTATCAGTGATGATATTAGAGAGGGGACTATTATCCATAGATTATGTAAACCTGTTCCATTAGAAAAACAGTATTTCTTTGAATCTCTTGGTTCAAGTGTAGCTAAAGTTGCGACGATAAGTATTATGAACATTGCTTTTATTATTGTTCTTACAGATAATTTTAGTTTATTTATATTAATTCAAACATTTTTCTTAATTATAACTGGATATGTTTTAAACTTTGTAATGGAATTATTTTTTGGAAGTCTTGCATTCTTTACACAAAGTATATGGGGGATTGATTCATTAAAACAAGCCTTGATGACTGTGTTTTCAGGATCTATTTTTCCATTATTCCTATATCCTAATTGGTTAAAACAGATTGTTTCTTTTTTACCATTTTCATTGACTATTGGTAAAATTTCAGAATTTTATATATTTAAAATAGATTTTTCAAAAATCTTATTAGTACAATTTATATACATTATACTTATATTCATATTATATAAAATGGTAATGAAAATATGTATTAAAAGACTTACTGTGAATGGAGGTTAA
- a CDS encoding ABC transporter permease encodes MRYINLFCKYFSLNIKGLKSYGTDFYIGIFAMMIKNISSLFMLFFLYTLVPKLDGWSFYELLHLYSLSTMGFAMWRSLFMNTLNISYYVRNGILERFLVKPVNPLFQIFMEGFDDDAWGDLIIGILINIICIYQLKLSWYTLIFSIILSFFGSLIFASFSILGSIISLKTVGVSDFSDIPYLIYEFMKYPVTIYGNVLVAIFTYILPVAWISFISSHIFIENNFLNSLIILLISIGVSLIFFCISCLVFLNYLKSYTSTGT; translated from the coding sequence ATGAGATACATTAATTTATTTTGTAAATATTTCAGTTTAAATATTAAAGGATTAAAGTCATATGGGACTGATTTCTATATAGGAATTTTTGCAATGATGATAAAAAATATATCTAGCTTATTTATGTTATTTTTCCTTTATACACTTGTACCTAAGTTAGATGGTTGGTCTTTTTATGAATTGTTGCATTTATACTCACTTTCTACTATGGGCTTTGCTATGTGGCGTTCTCTATTTATGAACACACTTAATATTTCTTATTATGTTCGTAATGGAATTTTAGAACGTTTTTTAGTAAAACCTGTTAATCCACTTTTTCAGATTTTTATGGAGGGGTTTGATGATGATGCCTGGGGAGATTTAATTATTGGTATTTTGATTAATATTATATGTATTTATCAATTAAAATTAAGTTGGTATACTTTAATATTTTCTATTATTTTATCTTTCTTTGGTAGTTTAATTTTTGCAAGTTTTTCAATTTTAGGTTCAATTATATCATTAAAAACAGTAGGTGTTAGTGATTTTTCAGATATTCCTTATCTGATATATGAATTTATGAAATACCCTGTAACTATATATGGTAATGTATTAGTAGCTATTTTTACATATATATTACCAGTAGCATGGATTAGTTTTATTTCTAGTCATATTTTTATTGAGAATAATTTTTTAAATTCTCTTATTATATTATTAATTTCTATTGGAGTATCTTTGATATTCTTTTGTATTAGTTGTTTAGTCTTTTTAAATTATCTAAAGAGTTATACTAGTACAGGTACATAG
- a CDS encoding HU family DNA-binding protein, protein MSKKGFVEEYAKLTGETKKRSEELVNAFLETVESLVVKGEDVQFVGWGSFKVQERKEREGINPKTQKEIKIPAKKVLKFKVGKKFAEKVSKAK, encoded by the coding sequence ATGTCAAAAAAAGGATTTGTTGAAGAATATGCAAAATTAACAGGAGAAACTAAAAAAAGATCAGAAGAGTTAGTTAATGCTTTCTTAGAAACAGTTGAAAGCTTAGTAGTTAAAGGTGAAGATGTTCAATTCGTTGGTTGGGGATCATTCAAAGTTCAAGAGAGAAAAGAAAGAGAAGGAATTAATCCTAAAACTCAAAAAGAAATTAAAATACCTGCTAAAAAAGTTTTAAAATTCAAAGTTGGTAAAAAATTTGCTGAAAAAGTTTCAAAAGCAAAATAA
- a CDS encoding acetate/propionate family kinase, whose translation MKILVLNSGSSSLKFSVIDTTTEKIMINGLCERIGIENSRFSIKNYIRNNKIDKVPELFPNHKRALEFVLNVLVDNEFGVFEDVSQIQAIGHRVVHGGEEFIEPLLINDKNMISLENISSLAPLHNPANIMGIKVMRELLPDIPNVAVFDTAFHSTMPAKSYMYAIPYEEYEKLKIRKYGFHGTSHKYVSKVAEKLLLEKGVKKPYGGYKIISCHLGNGASITAIKDGKVLDTSMGFTPLAGLMMGTRCGDIDASIVLHIMEKYNLSVEEMSQKLNKRSGVLGIFGKSSDNRELTEAMLSGDERAKLAFDMMAYSIQKYIGEYYILLQGVDAIIFTGGIGENSSETRQKVCENLEFIGVKLDYEKNKIRQSGDVDLSTSDSETSIFKIGTNEELMISIETYNLLKG comes from the coding sequence ATGAAGATATTGGTATTAAATAGTGGTAGTTCATCTTTGAAATTTTCTGTAATTGACACTACTACTGAAAAGATAATGATAAATGGTTTATGTGAAAGAATTGGTATAGAAAATTCAAGATTTAGTATTAAAAACTATATTAGAAATAATAAGATAGATAAAGTTCCTGAATTATTTCCTAACCATAAGAGAGCTTTAGAATTTGTGTTGAATGTATTAGTAGACAATGAATTTGGAGTTTTTGAAGATGTAAGTCAAATACAAGCTATTGGTCATAGAGTAGTACATGGTGGAGAAGAGTTTATAGAACCATTATTAATAAATGATAAGAATATGATATCACTTGAAAATATTTCATCACTAGCCCCTTTACATAATCCAGCAAATATTATGGGAATTAAGGTAATGAGGGAATTATTACCTGATATACCAAATGTTGCTGTATTTGACACGGCTTTTCATTCAACTATGCCTGCAAAATCATATATGTATGCAATTCCTTATGAAGAATATGAAAAATTAAAAATTAGAAAATATGGATTTCATGGAACTAGTCATAAGTATGTATCTAAGGTTGCTGAAAAATTATTACTTGAAAAAGGTGTAAAAAAACCTTATGGTGGGTATAAGATAATAAGTTGTCATTTAGGTAATGGTGCTTCAATTACTGCAATTAAAGATGGAAAAGTTTTAGATACATCTATGGGATTTACACCACTTGCAGGTCTTATGATGGGTACTCGTTGTGGAGATATTGATGCTTCAATTGTTTTACATATTATGGAAAAATATAATTTATCAGTTGAAGAAATGAGTCAAAAATTAAATAAAAGATCAGGAGTTTTAGGGATATTTGGTAAAAGTTCTGATAATAGAGAATTGACAGAGGCTATGTTAAGTGGAGATGAAAGAGCTAAATTAGCTTTTGATATGATGGCATATAGCATACAAAAATATATAGGAGAATATTATATACTTTTACAAGGTGTTGATGCAATAATTTTCACTGGTGGTATAGGAGAAAATTCTAGTGAAACAAGACAAAAAGTATGTGAAAATTTAGAATTTATAGGTGTTAAACTTGATTATGAAAAAAATAAGATTAGACAATCTGGAGATGTAGATTTAAGTACATCTGATTCAGAAACAAGTATATTTAAAATAGGCACAAATGAAGAACTTATGATTTCTATTGAAACATATAATTTATTGAAAGGTTAA
- a CDS encoding glycogen/starch/alpha-glucan phosphorylase, producing the protein MDKKILKDKILLSLRRQYSKTLDDAKEYEIYYAVARATMDEITEHWYNTKKTRQQDQVKQMYYLSAEFLMGRYMSNNLINLRYNEVMKEVLEELGLNINKLEDYEMDAGLGNGGLGRLAACFLDSLATLGLPGHGYGLRYRYGMFEQKIENGFQVEYPDDWQQYGTPWSVKRIDRVFEVKFGGDIEIHKDEVGKEYFKRVNTENVLAVAYDVPVIGYGNNVINTLRLWEARSPEGFDLKLFNSQNYILASEKEVRAKDISRVLYPNDTEREGKILRLKQQFFFTSASLQDIIRRHKATFGNNFAILPEKVAIQLNDTHPVVAIPELMRILLDQEKLSWDEAWEICKKVFAYTNHTILSEALEKWEINIFRPLLPRIYQIIEEINRRFLIELSKKINGDYEKIKRMSIIGDDKVKMAWLAIVGSHAVNGVAELHTEILKNQELKDWYELYPEKFQNKTNGVTQRRWLLNSNPELASLITELIGDKWIVDLKELKKLEKYLDDENVLNKLSDIKKENKIKLAKYIKDTTGIEVDINSIFDVQVKRLHEYKRQLLNVLHIMDLYNKLKENPLLDVTPRTFIFGAKAAPGYRRAKGIIKLINTVAEVINNDTSINNKIKVVFLENYRVSLAEKIFPASDISEQISTAGKEASGTGNMKFMLNGALTLGTLDGANVEIVEEVGMENAYIFGLKADEVLRLEGYGKYDPRVDYETVEGLKKVMEQLVDGTYDDSHTGIFRELYDSLLNGVEGNRPDVYFVLKDFSDYRKAQEKISKDYKDQKTWLRKSLLNIANAGKFSSDRTIQDYAENIWNIKPCLPRNYIF; encoded by the coding sequence ATGGATAAAAAGATATTGAAAGATAAAATTCTATTATCTTTAAGAAGACAGTATAGTAAAACTTTAGATGATGCAAAAGAATATGAAATATATTATGCAGTTGCAAGAGCAACTATGGATGAAATAACTGAACATTGGTATAATACTAAAAAAACTAGACAACAAGATCAAGTTAAACAAATGTATTATTTATCAGCAGAATTTTTAATGGGAAGATATATGAGTAATAACTTGATTAATTTAAGATATAATGAAGTTATGAAAGAAGTATTAGAAGAATTAGGACTTAATATTAATAAATTAGAAGATTATGAAATGGATGCTGGACTTGGAAATGGTGGATTAGGAAGACTTGCAGCTTGTTTCTTAGATTCACTTGCTACTTTAGGATTGCCAGGACATGGATATGGATTAAGATATAGATATGGTATGTTTGAACAAAAAATAGAAAATGGATTCCAAGTTGAATATCCAGATGATTGGCAACAGTATGGAACTCCATGGTCTGTAAAAAGAATAGACAGAGTGTTTGAAGTTAAATTCGGAGGAGATATTGAAATCCATAAAGATGAAGTAGGAAAAGAATATTTTAAAAGAGTAAATACAGAAAATGTATTAGCTGTTGCATACGATGTTCCTGTAATAGGTTATGGAAATAATGTTATTAATACTTTAAGATTATGGGAAGCAAGATCACCCGAGGGATTTGATTTAAAATTATTTAATTCTCAAAACTATATTTTAGCATCTGAAAAAGAAGTTAGAGCTAAAGATATTTCAAGAGTATTATATCCAAATGATACAGAAAGAGAAGGAAAAATTTTAAGACTTAAACAACAATTTTTCTTTACATCTGCATCTTTACAAGATATTATCAGAAGACATAAAGCAACATTTGGAAATAATTTTGCAATATTACCAGAAAAAGTTGCAATACAATTAAATGATACTCACCCAGTGGTTGCAATTCCAGAATTAATGAGAATATTACTTGACCAAGAAAAACTAAGTTGGGATGAAGCATGGGAAATTTGTAAAAAAGTATTTGCATATACTAATCATACAATTTTATCAGAAGCTTTAGAAAAATGGGAAATAAATATATTTAGACCATTATTACCAAGAATTTATCAAATAATTGAAGAAATTAATAGAAGATTTTTAATAGAGCTTTCTAAAAAAATTAATGGAGATTATGAAAAAATTAAAAGAATGAGTATAATAGGAGATGACAAAGTTAAAATGGCATGGCTTGCAATAGTTGGTTCACATGCTGTAAACGGAGTTGCTGAATTACATACAGAAATTCTAAAAAATCAAGAATTAAAAGATTGGTATGAATTATATCCAGAAAAATTCCAAAATAAAACAAATGGAGTTACACAAAGAAGATGGTTATTAAATTCAAATCCAGAACTTGCTTCATTAATTACTGAATTAATTGGAGATAAATGGATAGTTGATTTAAAAGAACTTAAAAAATTAGAAAAATATTTAGATGATGAAAATGTATTAAATAAATTATCTGATATTAAGAAAGAAAATAAGATTAAATTAGCTAAATATATTAAAGATACAACAGGTATAGAAGTAGATATTAATTCAATTTTTGATGTTCAAGTTAAGAGATTACATGAATACAAACGTCAATTATTAAATGTTTTACATATTATGGATTTATATAATAAATTAAAAGAAAATCCATTATTAGATGTAACACCTCGTACATTTATATTTGGTGCAAAAGCTGCTCCTGGATATAGAAGAGCTAAAGGTATTATTAAATTAATTAATACTGTTGCTGAAGTAATTAATAATGATACAAGTATTAATAATAAAATTAAAGTTGTATTCTTAGAAAATTATAGAGTTTCACTTGCTGAAAAAATATTCCCAGCATCTGATATTTCAGAACAAATATCAACAGCAGGGAAAGAAGCATCTGGTACAGGTAATATGAAATTTATGTTAAATGGTGCATTAACTTTAGGAACATTAGATGGTGCTAATGTGGAAATAGTTGAAGAAGTTGGAATGGAAAATGCCTATATATTTGGATTAAAAGCCGATGAAGTTTTAAGACTTGAGGGATATGGTAAATATGATCCAAGAGTCGATTATGAAACAGTAGAAGGTCTTAAGAAAGTAATGGAACAATTAGTTGATGGAACATATGATGATTCTCATACAGGAATATTCAGAGAATTATACGATTCATTACTAAATGGTGTTGAGGGTAATAGACCAGATGTATACTTTGTATTAAAAGATTTCTCTGATTATAGAAAAGCACAAGAAAAAATTAGTAAAGATTATAAAGATCAAAAAACATGGTTAAGAAAATCATTATTAAATATAGCAAATGCTGGTAAATTTAGTTCAGATAGAACTATACAAGATTATGCTGAAAATATATGGAATATTAAACCTTGTTTACCTAGAAACTATATTTTTTAA
- the tpiA gene encoding triose-phosphate isomerase gives MRKIIVAGNWKMNKTRTETEKFFKELLPLVEGKNVEIVVAAPFTNLETAIRETKGSNVKIAAQNMNPKDNGAYTGEISPLMLKDLGVEYVLVGHSERREYYKECNKFINEKVLAAIHNGLKPILCFGETLEQREANVTEKVVEEQLREGLKDVCDKGILNVVLAYEPVWAIGTGKTATAEQAQEVHAFIRNLLIDMYGSDIANEITVQYGGSMKPENALELMSQNDIDGGLIGGAALDPMSFAKLVEAGSQI, from the coding sequence ATGAGAAAAATTATTGTTGCAGGAAACTGGAAAATGAATAAAACTAGAACTGAAACAGAAAAATTCTTTAAAGAATTATTACCTTTAGTAGAGGGGAAAAATGTTGAAATAGTTGTAGCTGCACCATTTACAAACTTAGAAACTGCGATTAGAGAAACAAAAGGTTCTAATGTTAAAATAGCAGCTCAAAATATGAACCCAAAAGATAATGGAGCATATACTGGAGAAATTTCTCCTTTAATGTTAAAAGATTTAGGTGTTGAATATGTATTAGTAGGACATTCTGAAAGAAGAGAATACTATAAAGAATGTAATAAATTTATTAATGAAAAAGTTCTTGCAGCTATTCATAATGGATTAAAACCAATTTTATGTTTTGGTGAAACTCTTGAACAAAGAGAAGCTAATGTTACTGAAAAAGTTGTTGAAGAACAATTAAGAGAAGGTTTAAAAGATGTTTGTGATAAAGGTATACTTAATGTAGTATTAGCATATGAGCCAGTGTGGGCAATTGGAACTGGTAAAACTGCTACTGCTGAACAAGCACAAGAAGTTCATGCTTTTATTAGAAACTTATTAATAGATATGTATGGTTCTGACATTGCAAATGAAATAACTGTACAATATGGTGGATCTATGAAACCAGAAAATGCTTTAGAATTAATGTCACAAAATGATATTGATGGTGGATTAATTGGTGGAGCAGCATTAGATCCTATGAGTTTTGCTAAACTTGTAGAAGCTGGTTCTCAAATATAA
- a CDS encoding methylated-DNA--[protein]-cysteine S-methyltransferase → MLIKNIYNSHIGKIIILADEKTLKGLWFENQKYFGSEYDISNIEVGENKIILETINWLKRYFLGENPTINTNILLPEATEFRKKVFEVLLSIPYGKTMSYKEVSDKLNEKYGIKSSARAVGGAVGHNPISILIPCHRVVGANGSLTGYAGGIDIKVELLALEGIDIDSLKY, encoded by the coding sequence ATGTTAATAAAAAATATTTATAATTCACATATTGGTAAAATTATTATACTAGCAGATGAAAAAACTTTAAAAGGACTTTGGTTTGAAAATCAAAAATATTTTGGTTCAGAGTATGATATTTCTAATATAGAAGTTGGAGAAAATAAAATAATTTTAGAAACTATAAATTGGTTAAAAAGATATTTTTTAGGAGAAAATCCAACAATTAATACTAATATTTTATTACCAGAAGCAACAGAATTTAGAAAAAAAGTATTTGAGGTATTGCTATCTATACCTTATGGTAAGACTATGAGCTATAAAGAAGTTTCTGATAAATTAAATGAAAAATATGGAATAAAAAGTTCTGCAAGAGCTGTTGGTGGAGCAGTAGGACATAATCCAATTTCTATTTTAATACCCTGTCATAGGGTAGTGGGAGCTAATGGCTCACTTACAGGTTATGCTGGAGGAATTGATATAAAAGTAGAATTATTGGCTCTTGAGGGTATTGATATAGATAGTTTAAAGTATTAG
- a CDS encoding ATP-binding cassette domain-containing protein, producing the protein MIQLTSVFKKYVIKKGFFKRTIEEIPALTDVSLTIQDKECIGLIGLNGAGKSTLLKVVLGILKPDRGDALLFGKNAVDYREQNMKEIGVVFGQRSQLRWDVTPLDAYLLNKALYKIDEEEFDNLLNKYAELLDVKVFWDRPVRTLSLGQKMRADILASLLHKPKLLILDEPTIGLDVVSKRKIIDLIIKLKEEMTIIFTSHQLQDVYEVCDRFIVLNHGKILLDNNKEQVKEKIGYVTMNLTLSEKGLELEHLSSNTSIEKFNDYEYQIKDIPKHKLTEYVNILFSKKSDCSF; encoded by the coding sequence ATGATTCAATTAACATCTGTATTTAAAAAATATGTGATTAAAAAAGGTTTCTTTAAACGAACAATAGAAGAAATTCCAGCTTTAACTGATGTTAGTTTAACAATACAAGATAAGGAATGTATTGGATTAATCGGTTTAAATGGAGCAGGGAAATCAACGTTATTAAAGGTTGTTTTAGGAATACTTAAACCTGATAGAGGGGATGCACTCTTATTTGGGAAAAATGCTGTTGATTATAGAGAACAAAATATGAAAGAAATTGGTGTTGTTTTTGGACAGCGTAGTCAGTTAAGATGGGACGTAACTCCACTTGATGCTTATTTACTAAATAAGGCTTTATATAAGATTGATGAAGAAGAATTTGATAATCTTTTAAATAAATATGCTGAATTATTAGATGTAAAAGTATTTTGGGATAGACCCGTTAGAACTTTAAGTTTAGGTCAAAAGATGAGAGCAGATATTCTTGCATCATTATTACACAAACCAAAGTTATTAATTTTAGATGAACCAACAATTGGACTTGATGTAGTTAGTAAAAGGAAAATAATTGATTTAATTATTAAATTAAAAGAAGAAATGACAATTATTTTTACTTCACACCAATTACAAGATGTTTACGAAGTATGTGATAGATTTATTGTGTTAAATCATGGAAAAATATTGTTGGATAATAACAAAGAACAAGTAAAAGAAAAAATAGGTTATGTTACAATGAATCTTACTCTTTCAGAAAAAGGACTAGAACTAGAACATTTATCTAGTAATACTTCTATTGAAAAATTTAATGATTATGAATATCAAATCAAGGATATTCCAAAACATAAGTTGACAGAATATGTTAATATATTGTTTTCAAAAAAATCAGATTGTTCATTTTGA